From one Eucalyptus grandis isolate ANBG69807.140 chromosome 9, ASM1654582v1, whole genome shotgun sequence genomic stretch:
- the LOC120288167 gene encoding uncharacterized protein LOC120288167 encodes MRSATRSGSPISERQRKLEDRHGILRIQENISFLERPQSEGMPRYLPYLLRIGTLNSCARFCCNEIGQYLLKNTPDLFLLMSWPVATQYWFRRLARLWHSDRVALRKNTESSAKKR; translated from the exons ATGAGGTCAGCCACTCGATCAGGTTCCCCTATCTCTG AGAGACAGCGGAAGcttgaagatagacatggcATACTGCG GATCCAGGAAAACATCTCCTTTTTGGAACGGCCCCAATCCGAGGGAATGCCCAGGTATTTACCATACTTACTGAGAATAGGGACTCTTAATTCTTGTGCAAGATTTTGTTGTAATGAAATAGGACAGTATTTGCTGAAAAACACACCAGATTTGTTTCTATTAATGAGCTGGCCTGTAGCAACACAATATTGGTTTAGGAGATTGGCAAGGTTATGGCATTCAGATAGAGTTGCTTTAAGGAAAAATACtgaatcatcagcaaaaaagagGTGA